The genomic segment AACACTTGTATTGCCCGAACATCTGAGTGCCATTGGTGATGGCCTGCTCCACTTGGAGTCCGCATTTGTCAATGAAATCCCTTAAGGATTTCAACGTGGGGGCAGCGCCCCCTTACCCCGTTGTCAGATATGCCCCGTCTCGCGCAGGAAATCCGTCAGCAGCCCGGCATATTCCTCGGGTTTCTCGACGCAGGGCAGGTGCCCCGCGCGGCGCATCAGGTGGAAGCTCGACCCCGGCACCAGCTCGACCGTCTCGCGCACGAGGTCGGGCGGCGTGGCGCCGTCTTCCGAGCCGGCGATGCCCATGAGCGGCAGTCGCAACCCGCTGGTGGGGGTATAGAAATCGGTGCCCGCGATGGCCGCGCCGCAGCCCATGTAGCCCTCGGCGGGCTGGCTCACCAGCATGTCGCGCCAGTAGGGCAGGGCGTCGGAGGCCAGGAAGTCGCGCGAGAACCAGCGCTCCATCACCGAGTCCGCCATCGGCTCGAGGCCACCTTCGCGGATCGCGGCGATCCGGTCCTCCCACATCTCCTTGGTGCCGATCTTGGCCGCCGTGTTCGACAGCACCAGCGCGCGGACCTGGTCGAGCCGCTTGACCGCCAGCCCCTGGCCGATCAGCCCGCCGATGGAGAGGCCCACGAAGACCGCATCGCGCACGTTCAGGTGGTCGAGCAGCTGCTCGGCATCCCGCACCAGCGCGCCCATCGCGTAAGGTGCGGGCGGCACCGAGCTTTTGCCGTGGCCGCGCTTGTCGTAGCGGATGATCCGCAGCCCCTGCGGCAGGTAAGGCAGGATCGGGTCCCACAGGTGCAGGTTGGTGCCCAGCGAATTGGCAAAGACCACCGGCGCACCGGCCGGATCGCCGTCTTCTTCGTAATGCAGGGTCACGTCGTCGAGTTGCAGCTCGGGCATGGGGCCTCCGGTGGTCTTGTGGGTCGCGCGCCCCGGGCCTGGGCCCCGGGGCCTCCTTGTCGGCTGTGCGAGGTCCCGGGTCAAGCCCGGGACGGATCAGTAGGGCAGGCCCACGTAGTTTTCCGCCAGCGCCCGCTGGGCGGCCTCGTTTTCCGACAGGAAGGCCAGCTCGGCGGCCTGGACATGCAGGTCGAACTCCGACTGTTCGGGGAAACGGTGCAGCAGGTTGGTCATCGACCAGCTGAAGCGCTGGGTCTTCCAGATGCGCTCCAGCGCCGTTTCGGAATAGCGGTCGAGCCCTTCGCTCTCGCCGTCCTGATAGTGGGCGACCATGCCGTGATAAAGGTAATGCACGTCGCTGGCGGCGGTGTTGAGCCCCTTGGCGCCGGTGGGCGGCACGATATGGGCGGCGTCGCCGCAGAGGAACATCCGGCCCCAGCGCATCGGCTCGCACACGAAGGAGAGCAGCGGCGCGATGGATTTCTCGATCGACGGACCGGTGACGAGTTTCTCGGCCGTATCCTCGGGCAGGCGGCGCTTCAATTCGGTCCAGAACGCCTCGTCCTCCCAATCCTCGGGCCGGTCGGAGAGGGCGCACTGGATGTAATAGCGGCTGAGGTTCGCGTTGCGCATCGAGCAGAGGGCAAAGCCGCGGTCGGAATTGGCGTAGATCAGCTCGTCCTCGACGGGCGGCGTTTCCGACAGGATGCCGAGCCAGCCGAACGGGTAGGTCTTCTCGTACTCGGTGCGCACCTCTTCCGGGATCGCCTGTCGCGAGGGGCCGTGGAAGCCATCGCAACCCGCGATGAAATCACAATCGAGCCGGACAACCTTGCCCTCGTGCAGGAAGGTCACGAAGGGCGCGTCGGTGTCGAGATCCTGCGGCCGCACGCCCGAGCACTCGAAAAGCGTGGTGCCCCCTGCCGCCTCGCGTGCGTCGTAGAGGTCGCGGGTC from the Roseovarius indicus genome contains:
- the pcaD gene encoding 3-oxoadipate enol-lactonase; its protein translation is MPELQLDDVTLHYEEDGDPAGAPVVFANSLGTNLHLWDPILPYLPQGLRIIRYDKRGHGKSSVPPAPYAMGALVRDAEQLLDHLNVRDAVFVGLSIGGLIGQGLAVKRLDQVRALVLSNTAAKIGTKEMWEDRIAAIREGGLEPMADSVMERWFSRDFLASDALPYWRDMLVSQPAEGYMGCGAAIAGTDFYTPTSGLRLPLMGIAGSEDGATPPDLVRETVELVPGSSFHLMRRAGHLPCVEKPEEYAGLLTDFLRETGHI
- the pobA gene encoding 4-hydroxybenzoate 3-monooxygenase, with protein sequence MRTQVAIIGGGPSGLLLGQLLLKHGIDTVVLERRTKQHVLGRIRAGVLETGFAGLMREAGVGARMDKEGIIHEGTGIAHEGGLFRIDFEKLTGNHVIVYGQTEVTRDLYDAREAAGGTTLFECSGVRPQDLDTDAPFVTFLHEGKVVRLDCDFIAGCDGFHGPSRQAIPEEVRTEYEKTYPFGWLGILSETPPVEDELIYANSDRGFALCSMRNANLSRYYIQCALSDRPEDWEDEAFWTELKRRLPEDTAEKLVTGPSIEKSIAPLLSFVCEPMRWGRMFLCGDAAHIVPPTGAKGLNTAASDVHYLYHGMVAHYQDGESEGLDRYSETALERIWKTQRFSWSMTNLLHRFPEQSEFDLHVQAAELAFLSENEAAQRALAENYVGLPY